One Chitinophagales bacterium genomic window carries:
- a CDS encoding preprotein translocase subunit YajC, with product MNIVLLQGGQGSPVPTLLFMVAIFAVMYFFMIRPQAKKAKEQKKFISEIKKGDKVVTAGGIHGRVAKVNDDTFLLEVDGGTKIKVEKSVISMDFTKAANARKDSDNGN from the coding sequence ATGAATATAGTCTTACTGCAAGGTGGGCAGGGTAGTCCTGTGCCCACTTTGCTTTTTATGGTGGCCATCTTCGCGGTAATGTATTTTTTCATGATCCGGCCGCAGGCCAAAAAGGCCAAAGAACAGAAGAAATTTATTTCTGAAATAAAAAAAGGAGATAAAGTGGTCACTGCCGGAGGCATTCATGGCCGGGTGGCCAAAGTCAATGACGACACTTTTCTGCTTGAAGTGGATGGCGGAACCAAAATAAAAGTGGAGAAGTCAGTGATTTCCATGGATTTCACCAAAGCAGCCAATGCACGGAAAGACTCTGATAACGGTAATTAA